From the Kitasatospora atroaurantiaca genome, the window GCCGGTGTCGTTCCGGAAAGCGCCGTCGAGATGCAGCCCGAGGCCCGCTGACAAGCGTCCCGCCTGGCAGGATGACCCCATGCGCATCGTGGCACTGGCAGGCGGGATCGGCGGAGCGCGCTTCCTGCGCGGACTCAAGGACGTGGTCACCCCGGAGGACGAGATCACCGTCATCGGGAACACCGGCGACGACATCCACCTCTTCGGACTCAAGGTCTGCCCGGACCTGGACACCGTGATGTACACCCTCGGCGGGGGCATCCACGAGGAGCAGGGCTGGGGCCGGGCGGACGAGACCTGGTCGGTCAAGGCCGAGATGAAGGCGTACGGCGTCGGGCCCGAGTGGTTCGGGCTCGGCGACAAGGACTTCGCCACGCACATCGTGCGCAGCCAGATGCTGACCGCCGGCTACTCGCTGAGCCAGGTCACCGAGGCACTGTGCGTCCGCTGGAAGCCGGGTGTCCGGCTGCTGCCGATGAGCGACGACCGGGTCGAGACGCACGTCCGGATCACGGACTCCGAGGGAACGCGCGCGGTGCACTTCCAGGAGTACTGGGTCCGGCTGCACGCCGCGGTGGACGCCGAGGCGATCATCCCCGTCGGTGCGGACACCGCCAAGCCCGCTCCCGGAGTGCTGGAGGCCATCGCGGCGGCGGACGTGATCCTCTTCCCGCCGTCCAACCCGGTGGTGAGCATCGGCACCATCCTCGCCGTCCCCGGCATCCGGCAGGCCGTCAGCGCGGCGGCCGCCCCGGTGGTCGGGCTCTCGCCGATCATCGGCGGCGCGCCGGTGCGCGGCATGGCCGACAAGGTGCTCGCCGCGGTCGGGGTCGCCGCCACCGCCGATGCGGTCGCGCTTCACTACGGCGCCGATCTGCTGGACGGGTGGCTGGTGGACACGCAGGACGCCGGTGCGGTCGCGGCGGTGGAGGCGGCGGGCATTCCCTGCCGGGCGGTTCCGCTGCTGATGACGGACGCCGACGCCACGGCCGCGATGGCCCGGGCGGCGCTGGAGCTGGCGGAGCAGGTGCGTTCGTGATCCAGGTGCTACCGGTCGAGGGGCTGCCGGAGATCGACGCGGACTCGGACCTGGGCGCGCTGATCGCCAAGGCGGGCGAGTTCGAGGACGGCGACATCCTGCTGGTCACCTCGAAGATCGTCAGCAAGGCGGAGGGCCGTGTGCTGCACGCCGCCGACCGGGAGGCCGCGATCGATGCGGAGACCGTACGGGTGGTCGCG encodes:
- the cofD gene encoding 2-phospho-L-lactate transferase yields the protein MRIVALAGGIGGARFLRGLKDVVTPEDEITVIGNTGDDIHLFGLKVCPDLDTVMYTLGGGIHEEQGWGRADETWSVKAEMKAYGVGPEWFGLGDKDFATHIVRSQMLTAGYSLSQVTEALCVRWKPGVRLLPMSDDRVETHVRITDSEGTRAVHFQEYWVRLHAAVDAEAIIPVGADTAKPAPGVLEAIAAADVILFPPSNPVVSIGTILAVPGIRQAVSAAAAPVVGLSPIIGGAPVRGMADKVLAAVGVAATADAVALHYGADLLDGWLVDTQDAGAVAAVEAAGIPCRAVPLLMTDADATAAMARAALELAEQVRS